The Gopherus evgoodei ecotype Sinaloan lineage chromosome 8, rGopEvg1_v1.p, whole genome shotgun sequence genome includes a region encoding these proteins:
- the SH3TC2 gene encoding SH3 domain and tetratricopeptide repeat-containing protein 2 isoform X1 — MKNQLHSFAKRPGKRGSFVLYKQNQEEEVAACLEGCKEGESQQDVGEEPDSCSPTSAILLPTWSSLQNYTAEPQEKCFLEETMASGNPRQLDPGDQPAQVAESPLETESVSLAVGEGFPTEVALTFSVESSASRCVNSQLQEAARKKLWALENDDKDVSDLFKELSARLVCIQAQKDQFLLTFKTIEEIWKFSTYLALGYVACCLEHLLFDHGYWLNCSLVEDTEIRITVDEDHLATMYLGLLLQEGHFFSRAILNVLQPMEEGEESLKLIENELVHVKDIGKESKWEGMSLSTGQRGLVAVAAIQPLSHPFYQWFLKNNPMSCGISKEISGPTSQPIGKGHCTATEDHRGRGWDELSFSKGDSIDVVGFLIPGLQWFVGKSTSSGTIGFVQSKYIAAETCEPLGKCSVFLSEEEKSSLLLLPGNGSEQHYASLLEDLARTDITSVYRFAGFEPTSTFSGGPSEAALQGCKDVQLFKTFGEAVADGLSTPSNSEQSSPEGEASPTSLEEFLLQEPYDLDDPKFFIDLNTRHMEDCEVFDPILTFLNQGCYVAPFQSLYDLSFSFLRSTFYGFSDEDKLVLYLETSRNCAKRTHLGWAHIRLCFLLGRMCIKRVKFSQARVYFEEAMSVMDKGFDDLPLLAALHVNLAAIYLKQKMRHKFSSMLGKAAALLTCLPGHCFSSENELEVVKYILREAIIVGNAPLEARVCFLVVKLFLQLGKYDEVLPFVERLQFLSNCFSSQDSSATCLDTTPILSYLYDKKYLPHITLASTRLFVPNGIKGAPTPIWRAGLVLQNTSKLLGSQRGRSSIPAIACLYLRHALTFSHESGAVSMQKTLCFVLSKMYLQHGMLDGALYYLARAVALGRLMSEEEAFESSLSLGWMYVLASQPAKAREIMLRLLPSLRETDSVTQDGAVHNLLAIALKEEGQVKKAAENYLWALNKAKETGNRRNQAIALANLGHLTLSCRATQLAESYFLQSVQLYFELQGGEDAEIELVQVLLWLAQAMVSRHRIEDSKLCYEVALVFALKSHNVKSQLHITESLCHFYSKVSPNLGACITYHEHWVFLAQQLRDREIEGKVLQTLSRLYQTLGMPKSLRRSLDCTKQSLRIFIDLGETAKAAQAWLQAGRLYYLLQEDELVEMYFQAAIQTALKPGELFLAMDLYEEAGDIFFNGNRNRHQAMEYYRGGAVPLARKLKATRTELRLLNKLAELHVGLQGYERALEFATLAARLSSSVGDQLQELVAFHRLATVYYFLQMYEMAEDCYLKTLALCSPVLQCAEEAMYYSKVYCRLGNLTLHKLKDEHDAAAYFLLALAAATELGDQKLQGAIHAKLALIYNAPLWHKGPDWCATYRARWLSEGGHVI; from the exons ATGAAGAATCAG CTGCACAGCTTTGCAAAGAGACCAGGAAAACGGGGCTCGTTTGTCCTGTACAAACAAAACCAGGAAGAGGAAGTTGCAGCATGTCTGGAGGGTTGCAAAGAAGGCGAGTCACAACAAGATGTTG GTGAAGAGCCGGATTCCTGTTCTCCCACCTCAGCCATTCTTCTGCCAACTTGGTCCAGTCTGCAGAACTACACAGCTGAGCCTCaagaaaaatgtttcctggagGAGACCATGGCATCAG GTAACCCCAGGCAGCTGGATCCAGGCGATCAGCCTGCACAGGTAGCAGAGAGCCCTCTGGAGACTGAGTCCGTGTCATTGGCTGTAGGGGAAGGATTTCCAACTG AGGTTGCGCTCACGTTCTCTGTTGAGAGTAGCGCTTCTCGGTGTGTCAACTCCCAGCTGCAGGAGGCAGCAAGGAAGAAGCTGTGGGCCCTGGAAAATGATGACAAGGATGTCTCTGATCTTTTCAAG GAGCTGTCAGCCAGGCTGGTCTGTATCCAGGCCCAGAAGGATCAGTTCCTCCTCACATTCAAGACCATAGAAGAAATCTGGAAGTTTTCTACATATTTGGCTTTAG GCTACGTGGCGTGCTGTTTGGAGCATCTTCTCTTCGACCATGGGTACTGGCTGAACTGTTCTTTGGTGGaagacactgagatcagaattaCTGTAGATGAAGATCACTTGGCCACCATGTACCTAGGTCTGCTACTCCAGGAAG GTCACTTCTTTTCCAGAGCAATACTCAATGTTCTTCAACCCATGGAAGAAGGAGAGGAAAGCTTAAAGCTCATTGAGAACGAGCTAGTCCACGTGAAGGACATTGGGAAAGAATCGAAATGGGAAGGGATGTCCTTATCGACAGGTCAACGAGGCCTGGTGGCTGTGGCAGCCATACAGCCATTGTCCCACCCATTTTACCA GTGGTTTCTGAAGAACAATCCAATGAGCTGCGGCATCTCCAAGGAGATCAGCGGGCCAACCTCTCAGCCAATTG GCAAGGGGCACTGCACAGCCACAGAGGATCACAGAGGGAGAGGATGGGACGAACTGAGTTTCTCCAAGGGAGACAGCATAGACGTTGTTGGTTTTCTTATACCAGGACTGCAGTGGTTTGTGGGGAAATCCACAAGCAGTGGGACCATTGGCTTTGTCCAGAGCAAATACATAGCAGCAGAGACTTGTGAACCTCT GGGAAAATGTTCAGTGTTTCTAAGTGAAGAAGAGAaatcctcccttctcctcctcccggGCAATGGCAGCGAGCAGCACTACGCCAGCCTCCTTGAGGACCTGGCCCGCACAGACATCACCTCTGTGTACAGGTTTG CTGGTTTCGAACCCACATCCACATTCTCAGGAGGGCCATCTG AGGCTGCTCTCCAGGGGTGTAAGGATGTCCAGCTGTTCAAGACCTTTGGGGAAGCTGTTGCAGATGGCCTGTCCACACCTAGCAACTCAGAGCAGTCTAGCCCAGAAGGTGAAGCATCCCCCACTTCCCTGGAAGAATTTCTTCTGCAGGAGCCATATGACCTCGATGATCCCAAGTTCTTTATTGACCTGAACACTAGGCACATGGAGGACTGTGAGGTCTTTGACCCCATACTGACCTTCCTTAACCAAGGATGCTATGTGGCCCCTTTCCAAAGCCTCTATGAcctctccttttccttcctccGCTCCACTTTTTATGGCTTCTCCGATGAGGACAAACTGGTCTTGTACCTTGAGACCTCCAGAAACTGTGCCAAGAGGACTCACCTAGGCTGGGCTCACATCAGGCTCTGTTTCCTTCTGGGCAGAATGTGCATCAAGAGGGTAAAGTTCTCTCAAGCCCGAGTCTATTTTGAAGAAGCCATGAGTGTCATGGACAAGGGGTTTGATGACCTGCCCCTACTGGCTGCACTGCATGTGAACCTTGCCGCCATCTACCtgaagcagaagatgaggcacaAGTTCTCCTCCATGCTGGGGAAAGCAGCGGCCCTGCTGACCTGCTTGCCTGGACACTGTTTCAGCTCTGAGAATGAGTTGGAGGTCGTGAAGTACATCCTGAGGGAAGCCATCATCGTGGGCAATGCCCCCTTGGAGGCCCGGGTCTGCTTTCTTGTTGTCAAGCTTTTCCTGCAGTTGGGCAAATATGACGAGGTCCTGCCCTTTGTGGAGCGTCTTCAGTTCCTCTCTAACTGCTTCTCCAGCCAGGACTCCAGTGCCACATGCTTGGACACCACCCCTATCCTGAGCTACCTCTATGACAAGAAGTACTTGCCGCACATCACGTTGGCTTCCACCAGGCTGTTTGTTCCCAATGGCATAAAGGGGGCACCGACACCCATATGGAGAGCTGGCTTAGTCCTCCAAAATACCTCCAAGCTCTTGGGAAGCCagcggggcaggagcagcatcCCAGCAATTGCTTGCCTATATCTCAGGCATGCATTGACCTTCTCCCATGAGAGTGGAGCTGTGTCCATGCAGAAGACCTTGTGTTTTGTCTTGTCCAAAATGTACCTCCAGCATGGCATGTTAGATGGAGCACTTTATTACTTGGCCAGAGCTGTAGCCCTTGGCAGGCTGATGAGTGAGGAAGAGGCCTTTGAATCTTCCCTCTCCTTGGGGTGGATGTATGTTCTGGCCAGCCAGCCGGCTAAGGCTAGGGAGATCATGTTGCGGCTCCTGCCTTCTCTGCGCGAGACAGACAGTGTTACTCAGGACGGGGCAGTTCACAACCTCTTGGCCATTGCCCTCAAAGAAGAAGGACAGGTGAAGAAGGCAGCAGAGAATTACCTATGGGCCTTAAACAAAGCCAAGGAGACTGGGAACAGGAGGAACCAGGCTATTGCCCTGGCCAACCTTGGACATCTGACTCTTTCGTGCAGGGCGACTCAGCTGGCAGAGAGCTACTTCCTTCAGTCTGTTCAACTGTACTTTGAACTTCAGGGTGGGGAAGATGCAGAGATAGAGCTGGTGCAGGTCCTGCTGTGGCTGGCACAGGCCATGGTGAGCAGGCACAGGATAGAAGACAGCAAACTCTGTTATGAGGTGGCACTGGTGTTTGCCCTGAAGTCACACAATGTGAAGA GTCAGCTTCATATCACTGAGTCCCTCTGCCATTTCTACAGCAAAGTATCCCCAAATCTTGGGGCCTGCATTACCTACCATGAGCACTGGGTATTCCTGGCACAGCAGCTCCGGGACAGAGAAATAGAAGGGAAAGTCCTGCAGACCCTCAGCCGGCTCTACCAGACTCTAGGCATGCCCAA GTCCCTGAGACGGTCTCTGGACTGCACCAAACAGAGCTTAAGGATCTTCATCGACCTAGGGGAGACAGCCAAAGCAGCTCaggcctggctgcaggctgggaggcTCTATTATCTCCTGCAAGAGGATGAGCTGGTGGAAATGTACTTCCAG GCAGCCATACAGACTGCACTGAAACCAGGGGAGTTGTTCTTGGCCATGGACCTGTATGAAGAGGCTGGGGATATCTTTTTCAATGGCAACCGAAACAGGCACCAAGcaatggaatattacagg ggAGGTGCTGTACCTTTGGCCAGGAAATTGAAGGCCACCAGGACAGAGCTGCGCCTGTTGAATAAGCTGGCAGAGCTGCACGTTGGGCTGCAGGGCTACGAGAGGGCCCTGGAATTTGCCACGCTGGCAGCCAGGCTCAGTAGCAGTGTAG
- the SH3TC2 gene encoding SH3 domain and tetratricopeptide repeat-containing protein 2 isoform X2: MGCCFGAPLQRDLSLWCTGEEPDSCSPTSAILLPTWSSLQNYTAEPQEKCFLEETMASGNPRQLDPGDQPAQVAESPLETESVSLAVGEGFPTEVALTFSVESSASRCVNSQLQEAARKKLWALENDDKDVSDLFKELSARLVCIQAQKDQFLLTFKTIEEIWKFSTYLALGYVACCLEHLLFDHGYWLNCSLVEDTEIRITVDEDHLATMYLGLLLQEGHFFSRAILNVLQPMEEGEESLKLIENELVHVKDIGKESKWEGMSLSTGQRGLVAVAAIQPLSHPFYQWFLKNNPMSCGISKEISGPTSQPIGKGHCTATEDHRGRGWDELSFSKGDSIDVVGFLIPGLQWFVGKSTSSGTIGFVQSKYIAAETCEPLGKCSVFLSEEEKSSLLLLPGNGSEQHYASLLEDLARTDITSVYRFAGFEPTSTFSGGPSEAALQGCKDVQLFKTFGEAVADGLSTPSNSEQSSPEGEASPTSLEEFLLQEPYDLDDPKFFIDLNTRHMEDCEVFDPILTFLNQGCYVAPFQSLYDLSFSFLRSTFYGFSDEDKLVLYLETSRNCAKRTHLGWAHIRLCFLLGRMCIKRVKFSQARVYFEEAMSVMDKGFDDLPLLAALHVNLAAIYLKQKMRHKFSSMLGKAAALLTCLPGHCFSSENELEVVKYILREAIIVGNAPLEARVCFLVVKLFLQLGKYDEVLPFVERLQFLSNCFSSQDSSATCLDTTPILSYLYDKKYLPHITLASTRLFVPNGIKGAPTPIWRAGLVLQNTSKLLGSQRGRSSIPAIACLYLRHALTFSHESGAVSMQKTLCFVLSKMYLQHGMLDGALYYLARAVALGRLMSEEEAFESSLSLGWMYVLASQPAKAREIMLRLLPSLRETDSVTQDGAVHNLLAIALKEEGQVKKAAENYLWALNKAKETGNRRNQAIALANLGHLTLSCRATQLAESYFLQSVQLYFELQGGEDAEIELVQVLLWLAQAMVSRHRIEDSKLCYEVALVFALKSHNVKSQLHITESLCHFYSKVSPNLGACITYHEHWVFLAQQLRDREIEGKVLQTLSRLYQTLGMPKSLRRSLDCTKQSLRIFIDLGETAKAAQAWLQAGRLYYLLQEDELVEMYFQAAIQTALKPGELFLAMDLYEEAGDIFFNGNRNRHQAMEYYRGGAVPLARKLKATRTELRLLNKLAELHVGLQGYERALEFATLAARLSSSVGDQLQELVAFHRLATVYYFLQMYEMAEDCYLKTLALCSPVLQCAEEAMYYSKVYCRLGNLTLHKLKDEHDAAAYFLLALAAATELGDQKLQGAIHAKLALIYNAPLWHKGPDWCATYRARWLSEGGHVI; the protein is encoded by the exons ATGGGCTGCTGCTTTGGTGCCCCTTTGCAAAGGGATCTTTCATTATGGTGCACAG GTGAAGAGCCGGATTCCTGTTCTCCCACCTCAGCCATTCTTCTGCCAACTTGGTCCAGTCTGCAGAACTACACAGCTGAGCCTCaagaaaaatgtttcctggagGAGACCATGGCATCAG GTAACCCCAGGCAGCTGGATCCAGGCGATCAGCCTGCACAGGTAGCAGAGAGCCCTCTGGAGACTGAGTCCGTGTCATTGGCTGTAGGGGAAGGATTTCCAACTG AGGTTGCGCTCACGTTCTCTGTTGAGAGTAGCGCTTCTCGGTGTGTCAACTCCCAGCTGCAGGAGGCAGCAAGGAAGAAGCTGTGGGCCCTGGAAAATGATGACAAGGATGTCTCTGATCTTTTCAAG GAGCTGTCAGCCAGGCTGGTCTGTATCCAGGCCCAGAAGGATCAGTTCCTCCTCACATTCAAGACCATAGAAGAAATCTGGAAGTTTTCTACATATTTGGCTTTAG GCTACGTGGCGTGCTGTTTGGAGCATCTTCTCTTCGACCATGGGTACTGGCTGAACTGTTCTTTGGTGGaagacactgagatcagaattaCTGTAGATGAAGATCACTTGGCCACCATGTACCTAGGTCTGCTACTCCAGGAAG GTCACTTCTTTTCCAGAGCAATACTCAATGTTCTTCAACCCATGGAAGAAGGAGAGGAAAGCTTAAAGCTCATTGAGAACGAGCTAGTCCACGTGAAGGACATTGGGAAAGAATCGAAATGGGAAGGGATGTCCTTATCGACAGGTCAACGAGGCCTGGTGGCTGTGGCAGCCATACAGCCATTGTCCCACCCATTTTACCA GTGGTTTCTGAAGAACAATCCAATGAGCTGCGGCATCTCCAAGGAGATCAGCGGGCCAACCTCTCAGCCAATTG GCAAGGGGCACTGCACAGCCACAGAGGATCACAGAGGGAGAGGATGGGACGAACTGAGTTTCTCCAAGGGAGACAGCATAGACGTTGTTGGTTTTCTTATACCAGGACTGCAGTGGTTTGTGGGGAAATCCACAAGCAGTGGGACCATTGGCTTTGTCCAGAGCAAATACATAGCAGCAGAGACTTGTGAACCTCT GGGAAAATGTTCAGTGTTTCTAAGTGAAGAAGAGAaatcctcccttctcctcctcccggGCAATGGCAGCGAGCAGCACTACGCCAGCCTCCTTGAGGACCTGGCCCGCACAGACATCACCTCTGTGTACAGGTTTG CTGGTTTCGAACCCACATCCACATTCTCAGGAGGGCCATCTG AGGCTGCTCTCCAGGGGTGTAAGGATGTCCAGCTGTTCAAGACCTTTGGGGAAGCTGTTGCAGATGGCCTGTCCACACCTAGCAACTCAGAGCAGTCTAGCCCAGAAGGTGAAGCATCCCCCACTTCCCTGGAAGAATTTCTTCTGCAGGAGCCATATGACCTCGATGATCCCAAGTTCTTTATTGACCTGAACACTAGGCACATGGAGGACTGTGAGGTCTTTGACCCCATACTGACCTTCCTTAACCAAGGATGCTATGTGGCCCCTTTCCAAAGCCTCTATGAcctctccttttccttcctccGCTCCACTTTTTATGGCTTCTCCGATGAGGACAAACTGGTCTTGTACCTTGAGACCTCCAGAAACTGTGCCAAGAGGACTCACCTAGGCTGGGCTCACATCAGGCTCTGTTTCCTTCTGGGCAGAATGTGCATCAAGAGGGTAAAGTTCTCTCAAGCCCGAGTCTATTTTGAAGAAGCCATGAGTGTCATGGACAAGGGGTTTGATGACCTGCCCCTACTGGCTGCACTGCATGTGAACCTTGCCGCCATCTACCtgaagcagaagatgaggcacaAGTTCTCCTCCATGCTGGGGAAAGCAGCGGCCCTGCTGACCTGCTTGCCTGGACACTGTTTCAGCTCTGAGAATGAGTTGGAGGTCGTGAAGTACATCCTGAGGGAAGCCATCATCGTGGGCAATGCCCCCTTGGAGGCCCGGGTCTGCTTTCTTGTTGTCAAGCTTTTCCTGCAGTTGGGCAAATATGACGAGGTCCTGCCCTTTGTGGAGCGTCTTCAGTTCCTCTCTAACTGCTTCTCCAGCCAGGACTCCAGTGCCACATGCTTGGACACCACCCCTATCCTGAGCTACCTCTATGACAAGAAGTACTTGCCGCACATCACGTTGGCTTCCACCAGGCTGTTTGTTCCCAATGGCATAAAGGGGGCACCGACACCCATATGGAGAGCTGGCTTAGTCCTCCAAAATACCTCCAAGCTCTTGGGAAGCCagcggggcaggagcagcatcCCAGCAATTGCTTGCCTATATCTCAGGCATGCATTGACCTTCTCCCATGAGAGTGGAGCTGTGTCCATGCAGAAGACCTTGTGTTTTGTCTTGTCCAAAATGTACCTCCAGCATGGCATGTTAGATGGAGCACTTTATTACTTGGCCAGAGCTGTAGCCCTTGGCAGGCTGATGAGTGAGGAAGAGGCCTTTGAATCTTCCCTCTCCTTGGGGTGGATGTATGTTCTGGCCAGCCAGCCGGCTAAGGCTAGGGAGATCATGTTGCGGCTCCTGCCTTCTCTGCGCGAGACAGACAGTGTTACTCAGGACGGGGCAGTTCACAACCTCTTGGCCATTGCCCTCAAAGAAGAAGGACAGGTGAAGAAGGCAGCAGAGAATTACCTATGGGCCTTAAACAAAGCCAAGGAGACTGGGAACAGGAGGAACCAGGCTATTGCCCTGGCCAACCTTGGACATCTGACTCTTTCGTGCAGGGCGACTCAGCTGGCAGAGAGCTACTTCCTTCAGTCTGTTCAACTGTACTTTGAACTTCAGGGTGGGGAAGATGCAGAGATAGAGCTGGTGCAGGTCCTGCTGTGGCTGGCACAGGCCATGGTGAGCAGGCACAGGATAGAAGACAGCAAACTCTGTTATGAGGTGGCACTGGTGTTTGCCCTGAAGTCACACAATGTGAAGA GTCAGCTTCATATCACTGAGTCCCTCTGCCATTTCTACAGCAAAGTATCCCCAAATCTTGGGGCCTGCATTACCTACCATGAGCACTGGGTATTCCTGGCACAGCAGCTCCGGGACAGAGAAATAGAAGGGAAAGTCCTGCAGACCCTCAGCCGGCTCTACCAGACTCTAGGCATGCCCAA GTCCCTGAGACGGTCTCTGGACTGCACCAAACAGAGCTTAAGGATCTTCATCGACCTAGGGGAGACAGCCAAAGCAGCTCaggcctggctgcaggctgggaggcTCTATTATCTCCTGCAAGAGGATGAGCTGGTGGAAATGTACTTCCAG GCAGCCATACAGACTGCACTGAAACCAGGGGAGTTGTTCTTGGCCATGGACCTGTATGAAGAGGCTGGGGATATCTTTTTCAATGGCAACCGAAACAGGCACCAAGcaatggaatattacagg ggAGGTGCTGTACCTTTGGCCAGGAAATTGAAGGCCACCAGGACAGAGCTGCGCCTGTTGAATAAGCTGGCAGAGCTGCACGTTGGGCTGCAGGGCTACGAGAGGGCCCTGGAATTTGCCACGCTGGCAGCCAGGCTCAGTAGCAGTGTAG